A single region of the Winslowiella toletana genome encodes:
- a CDS encoding YfaZ family outer membrane protein, with protein sequence MLMLAGSAQAIEGSVQVGERFTNMSVGLGTTTPGLSLSGNWLRSDHDGNVSGLGLGYNIGIGSIFLSPGVKAMYISPKDTKDGYSVAVGGGVQVPVTNILGVYGEYYYSPESFSSRIDRYQEASAGVSFSPITLLDVRVGYKYLAMDGKNGRKDNVLANGPYMGASLRF encoded by the coding sequence ATGTTGATGTTAGCCGGCTCAGCACAGGCTATTGAGGGCTCTGTTCAGGTTGGTGAGCGCTTCACTAACATGAGTGTTGGACTGGGAACCACCACGCCAGGCCTGAGCCTGTCTGGTAACTGGTTGCGCAGTGATCATGACGGTAATGTATCCGGACTTGGCCTTGGTTATAACATCGGAATTGGCTCGATATTTCTGTCACCTGGCGTGAAGGCGATGTATATCAGCCCGAAAGATACCAAAGACGGTTATTCAGTGGCGGTCGGTGGTGGCGTGCAGGTGCCGGTAACCAATATACTGGGCGTATATGGCGAATACTATTACTCACCAGAGTCCTTCTCCAGCCGTATCGATCGCTATCAGGAAGCTTCCGCTGGCGTCAGCTTTAGCCCAATCACTCTGCTGGATGTGCGCGTAGGTTATAAATACCTGGCGATGGACGGCAAAAATGGTCGTAAAGACAATGTGTTGGCAAATGGCCCGTATATGGGTGCTTCCCTGCGTTTCTAA
- a CDS encoding cation acetate symporter: MKARYAALAALTLLPLAALAADALTGEVQQQSTNYEAIIMFLVFVAATLGITYWASKRTRSRSDYYTAGGNITGFQNGLAMAGDFMSAASFLGISALVYTSGYDGLIYSLGFLVGWPIILFLIAERLRNLGRYTFADVASYRLRQTPIRILSACGSLVVVALYLIAQMVGAGKLIQLLFGLDYHIAVVLVGILMVLYVLFGGMLATTWVQIIKAVLLLFGASFMAIMVMKTVGFSFNTLFTEAMAVHPKGQEIMRPGGLVHDPISALSLGLGLMFGTGGLPHILMRFFTVSDAREARKSVLYATGFMGYFYFLTFIIGFGAILLVGANPDFKDASGVLIGGNNMAAVHLADAVGGSLFLGFISAVAFATILAVVAGLTLAGASAVSHDLYASVFRKGQASERQELRVSKITVLVLGIVAILLGIMFEKQNIAFMVGLAFSIAASCNFPIILLSMYWSKLTTRGAMIGGWAGLLTAVILMILGPTIWVQVLGNAKPIYPYEYPALFSMLAAFIGCWLFSVTDKSAEGAQERLRFRDQFVRSQTGVGIEQSSKSH, from the coding sequence ATGAAAGCGCGTTATGCAGCTTTAGCAGCACTGACGCTGCTGCCACTCGCGGCACTCGCCGCCGACGCCCTGACCGGAGAAGTTCAACAACAGTCGACCAACTATGAAGCGATTATCATGTTTCTGGTGTTTGTCGCCGCAACCTTAGGGATTACTTACTGGGCCTCGAAACGCACCCGTTCACGCAGCGACTATTACACCGCCGGCGGCAATATTACCGGCTTTCAGAATGGTCTGGCGATGGCCGGTGACTTTATGTCTGCCGCTTCTTTTCTCGGCATTTCTGCTCTGGTTTATACCTCCGGCTACGATGGGCTGATCTATTCACTGGGTTTCCTCGTTGGCTGGCCAATTATTCTGTTTTTAATTGCTGAAAGGCTGCGCAATCTCGGCCGCTATACGTTTGCCGATGTTGCCTCCTATCGTCTGAGACAGACACCGATTCGCATCCTGTCGGCCTGTGGTTCACTGGTGGTGGTTGCACTTTATCTGATCGCTCAGATGGTCGGTGCCGGTAAACTCATTCAGCTGCTGTTTGGCCTCGACTATCACATCGCTGTCGTGCTGGTTGGTATTCTGATGGTGCTGTATGTACTGTTTGGCGGCATGCTGGCAACGACCTGGGTGCAAATCATTAAAGCGGTACTGCTGCTGTTCGGTGCCAGCTTTATGGCCATTATGGTGATGAAAACCGTCGGCTTTAGCTTTAACACACTGTTTACCGAAGCAATGGCGGTGCACCCTAAAGGCCAGGAAATTATGCGGCCGGGCGGGCTGGTGCACGATCCAATCTCGGCGTTGTCACTTGGCCTTGGTCTGATGTTCGGTACCGGCGGTTTACCGCATATCCTGATGCGCTTCTTTACCGTCAGCGATGCCCGTGAAGCGCGTAAAAGCGTGCTGTACGCCACTGGCTTTATGGGCTATTTCTACTTCCTGACCTTTATTATCGGCTTTGGCGCGATTCTGTTGGTCGGCGCTAATCCGGACTTTAAAGATGCTTCTGGTGTGCTGATTGGCGGTAATAATATGGCCGCGGTGCATCTGGCCGATGCGGTCGGCGGCAGTCTGTTCCTTGGCTTTATCTCAGCGGTTGCCTTCGCCACCATTCTGGCGGTGGTTGCTGGCCTGACGCTGGCTGGTGCTTCTGCGGTCTCTCATGACCTGTATGCCAGCGTGTTCCGTAAAGGACAGGCTTCGGAACGTCAGGAGCTGAGAGTTTCTAAAATTACCGTCCTGGTTCTGGGGATTGTCGCCATTCTGCTGGGCATTATGTTCGAAAAGCAGAACATCGCCTTTATGGTCGGTCTGGCGTTCTCCATTGCAGCCAGCTGTAATTTCCCGATTATTTTGCTGTCGATGTACTGGTCTAAGCTGACCACGCGCGGCGCGATGATTGGTGGCTGGGCAGGATTGCTGACGGCGGTCATTCTGATGATTCTCGGCCCAACCATTTGGGTCCAGGTGCTGGGCAACGCAAAACCGATTTATCCCTATGAATACCCGGCGCTGTTCTCCATGCTGGCGGCATTTATCGGATGCTGGTTGTTCTCGGTAACCGATAAGTCAGCAGAGGGTGCGCAGGAGCGCCTGCGTTTCCGCGATCAGTTTGTTCGTTCACAGACCGGTGTTGGCATTGAGCAGAGCAGCAAGTCACATTAA
- a CDS encoding DUF485 domain-containing protein: MNDVIYQRIENSARFKELVHKRQAFALTLSLIMLVLYVGFILLIAFAPGWLGTPLYAGTNVTRGIPLGVGLIVISFVLTAIYVWRANGEFDRLTQQILSEVKG, from the coding sequence ATGAATGACGTCATTTATCAACGGATAGAAAACAGTGCGCGTTTCAAAGAGCTGGTGCACAAACGCCAGGCCTTCGCCCTGACACTTTCCCTGATTATGCTGGTGCTCTACGTCGGTTTTATTCTGTTAATTGCCTTTGCTCCCGGCTGGCTTGGTACACCGCTGTATGCAGGAACCAATGTTACGCGGGGAATTCCTCTGGGCGTCGGCCTGATCGTTATTTCATTTGTGCTCACCGCCATTTATGTCTGGCGCGCCAATGGCGAATTTGATCGCCTGACTCAACAGATTCTCAGTGAGGTAAAAGGATGA
- the gltP gene encoding glutamate/aspartate:proton symporter GltP translates to MKGVKISLAWQILIALVLGIIVGAILHNQTEQREWLVTNFLSPAGDIFIHLIKMIVVPIVISTLIVGIAGVGDAKKLGRIGVKTIIYFEVITTIAIVVGITLANVFQPGSGIDMSTLATVDISKYEATTEQVQSGAHSLVITIMSLIPTNIFAAIAKGDMLPIIFFSVLFGLGLSSLPAEHRDPLLKVFRSTSEAMFKVTHMIMRYAPIGVFALISVTIANFGFASLWPLAKLVILVYAAILFFAFVVLGTVARICKLRITMLMRILKDELILSYSTSSSETVLPRIMEKMEAYGAPKAITSFVVPTGYSFNLDGSTLYQSIAAIFIAQLYGIELSIGQEIILVLTLMVTSKGIAGVPGVSFVVLLATLGSVGIPLEGLAFIAGVDRIMDMARTALNVVGNALAVLVIAKWEDQFDTKQAEQYELSLRTQNA, encoded by the coding sequence ATGAAAGGTGTAAAAATCAGCCTTGCCTGGCAAATTTTGATTGCACTGGTATTGGGGATCATCGTCGGAGCGATACTGCATAACCAGACGGAACAGCGTGAATGGTTAGTCACTAACTTTCTCAGCCCGGCTGGCGATATCTTTATCCATCTGATCAAAATGATCGTCGTGCCGATAGTGATTTCCACGCTAATCGTCGGTATTGCCGGCGTGGGCGATGCGAAAAAACTGGGTCGTATTGGCGTTAAAACTATTATTTACTTCGAAGTGATTACCACCATTGCCATCGTGGTAGGCATTACCCTGGCCAATGTGTTCCAACCTGGTAGCGGCATTGATATGTCGACGCTGGCAACGGTGGACATCTCTAAATACGAAGCGACCACCGAGCAGGTGCAGAGTGGTGCGCACAGCCTGGTGATTACCATCATGTCGCTGATTCCGACGAATATCTTCGCCGCAATCGCAAAAGGTGACATGCTGCCGATCATCTTCTTCTCGGTACTGTTTGGTCTGGGGCTGTCGTCTCTGCCAGCAGAACATCGCGATCCGCTGTTGAAAGTATTCCGTTCAACCTCAGAAGCGATGTTTAAAGTTACACATATGATTATGCGTTACGCACCTATCGGTGTTTTTGCGCTGATCTCGGTGACCATCGCTAACTTTGGTTTCGCCTCACTATGGCCGCTGGCTAAGCTGGTGATCCTGGTATACGCCGCGATTCTGTTCTTTGCCTTTGTGGTGTTGGGCACGGTGGCGCGCATCTGTAAGCTGCGTATCACTATGCTGATGCGTATCCTGAAGGATGAGCTGATTCTCTCTTATTCTACCTCCAGCTCGGAAACGGTGCTGCCGCGGATTATGGAGAAGATGGAGGCCTATGGCGCACCCAAGGCGATTACCAGCTTTGTGGTGCCAACCGGTTACTCGTTTAACCTCGATGGCTCCACGCTGTATCAGAGTATCGCGGCGATCTTTATCGCTCAGCTGTATGGTATTGAGCTGTCAATCGGTCAGGAAATTATCCTGGTGCTGACGCTGATGGTGACCTCAAAAGGTATCGCTGGCGTGCCGGGCGTCTCTTTTGTGGTACTGCTGGCAACGCTGGGCAGTGTGGGTATTCCACTGGAAGGGTTGGCGTTTATTGCCGGTGTTGACCGCATCATGGATATGGCGCGTACCGCGCTGAACGTGGTGGGTAATGCGCTGGCGGTGCTGGTTATTGCCAAATGGGAAGATCAGTTTGACACTAAGCAGGCGGAACAGTACGAGCTTTCGCTCCGAACCCAGAACGCTTAG
- the murP gene encoding PTS N-acetylmuramic acid transporter subunit IIBC, whose amino-acid sequence MAKITRTLIEAILQAIGGAQNVAVCGNCMTRLRLTLHDQTLVQQAELKSLAGVLGVVNSDDQLQVILGPGKAQTAAEMMNLLLASGDQPAAPDLQALAAENKQQQKARQNSGVHQFLAKFATIFTPLIPGFIAAGMLLGIATLLEQIFQLNSAGEHNALLVQAVGYMKIFSKGLFTFLSILIGYNAQKAFGGSGVNGAIIASLFLLGYQPDATVGYYSGIDNFFGMVIDPRGSIIGVLMAAIAGAWIERQIRKWMPDNLDMILTSMLTLLITGALTFVVIMPIGGELFKAMSWLFIHLNGNPFGCAILAGLFLLAVMFGIHQGFIPVYFALMDAQGFNSLFPILAMAGAGQVGAALALYFRSQQGSLLRAQVKGAIIPGFLGVGEPLIYGVTLPRVKPFITACIGGAVGGFFIGLVAWLGLPVGLNTVFGPSGLVSLPLMTSAQGIFAGMAVYAAGMAIAWIAGFAATWLFGCKNVDLS is encoded by the coding sequence ATGGCGAAAATCACCCGTACGTTGATTGAGGCCATTTTACAGGCGATCGGTGGCGCACAGAATGTGGCAGTGTGCGGCAACTGTATGACGCGGCTGCGCCTGACGCTGCATGATCAGACGTTAGTGCAGCAGGCAGAGTTGAAATCCCTGGCTGGGGTACTGGGTGTGGTGAACAGTGACGATCAGCTACAGGTGATTCTCGGGCCGGGAAAAGCGCAAACCGCAGCGGAGATGATGAACCTGCTACTGGCAAGCGGCGATCAACCCGCCGCGCCGGATTTACAGGCGCTGGCTGCTGAGAATAAGCAGCAGCAGAAAGCCAGACAAAACAGCGGCGTCCATCAGTTTCTGGCAAAATTCGCCACCATCTTTACCCCGTTAATTCCCGGATTTATCGCCGCAGGTATGCTGCTCGGCATCGCCACTTTACTGGAGCAGATTTTCCAGCTTAACAGCGCGGGTGAGCATAATGCGCTGCTGGTGCAGGCGGTGGGCTATATGAAAATATTCAGCAAGGGGCTGTTTACCTTTCTGAGTATTCTGATCGGTTATAACGCGCAGAAAGCCTTTGGCGGGTCAGGCGTCAATGGCGCGATTATCGCCTCGCTGTTTTTACTCGGTTATCAGCCGGATGCCACGGTAGGGTACTACTCAGGTATCGACAACTTTTTCGGCATGGTGATTGATCCGCGTGGCAGCATTATTGGCGTATTAATGGCGGCGATAGCCGGTGCGTGGATTGAGCGGCAAATCCGCAAGTGGATGCCGGACAACCTCGATATGATCCTGACCTCAATGCTGACGCTGCTGATCACTGGCGCACTGACCTTTGTGGTGATTATGCCCATCGGCGGCGAGCTGTTTAAAGCCATGTCGTGGCTGTTTATCCACCTGAATGGCAATCCGTTTGGCTGCGCGATATTAGCCGGATTATTCCTGCTGGCGGTGATGTTCGGTATTCATCAGGGCTTTATTCCGGTCTATTTTGCGCTGATGGATGCGCAGGGTTTCAATTCACTCTTTCCGATTCTGGCCATGGCCGGCGCCGGGCAGGTAGGCGCGGCGCTGGCGCTGTACTTCCGTTCGCAGCAGGGTTCGTTACTGCGCGCGCAGGTTAAAGGGGCAATTATTCCGGGGTTTCTTGGCGTCGGGGAGCCGCTGATCTATGGGGTGACCTTGCCGCGTGTCAAACCGTTTATTACTGCCTGTATCGGCGGAGCCGTCGGAGGATTCTTTATCGGCCTGGTCGCCTGGCTGGGATTACCGGTCGGATTAAACACTGTTTTTGGCCCTTCAGGGCTGGTTTCTCTGCCGTTAATGACCTCCGCACAGGGTATCTTCGCGGGCATGGCGGTGTATGCCGCAGGGATGGCGATTGCCTGGATTGCCGGTTTTGCCGCAACCTGGCTGTTTGGCTGTAAAAATGTCGATCTCAGTTAA
- the murQ gene encoding N-acetylmuramic acid 6-phosphate etherase — MKIDLNAMITEGRNPASENIDELSTEAMLRVINQEDQKVALAVEAIVPEIARAVDAIAAAFQQGGRLIYSGAGTSGRLGILDASECPPTYGTPREQVVALIAGGHKAILQAVENAEDNREMGVDDLKAINFSAKDVLVGIAASGRTPYVVAALEYARQLGATTAALTCNPDSEIARIADIALTPVVGPEVITGSSRMKAGTAQKLVLNMLTTGAMIRSGKVYGNLMVDVEATNKKLIQRQVNIVLQATGCSEAEAQSALSACGGQCKTAILMVLAQLSAEEAQALLRQNHGFIRQALRQQGA; from the coding sequence ATGAAAATTGATCTGAATGCAATGATTACTGAAGGTCGCAATCCGGCCAGCGAAAACATTGACGAATTGTCTACCGAAGCGATGCTGCGGGTGATCAATCAGGAGGATCAGAAAGTCGCGCTGGCAGTAGAGGCTATCGTGCCGGAAATTGCCCGTGCGGTTGATGCGATAGCAGCGGCATTTCAGCAGGGTGGCCGGCTGATTTATTCCGGTGCCGGTACTTCCGGACGTTTGGGTATTCTGGATGCAAGTGAGTGCCCGCCAACCTACGGGACTCCGCGTGAACAAGTGGTGGCGCTGATTGCCGGTGGCCATAAAGCGATTTTGCAGGCGGTAGAAAACGCGGAAGATAATCGTGAAATGGGAGTGGACGATCTGAAGGCGATCAATTTTAGCGCCAAAGATGTGTTGGTGGGTATCGCCGCCAGCGGCCGCACGCCCTATGTCGTGGCGGCCCTCGAGTATGCTCGCCAACTTGGCGCAACCACTGCTGCACTGACCTGCAATCCCGACAGTGAAATCGCCCGCATTGCCGATATCGCGCTGACGCCCGTGGTCGGCCCGGAAGTGATTACCGGCTCCTCGCGGATGAAGGCCGGCACCGCGCAAAAGCTGGTACTGAATATGCTGACCACCGGCGCGATGATCCGCAGCGGCAAGGTATATGGCAACCTGATGGTCGATGTGGAAGCCACCAATAAGAAGCTGATTCAGCGTCAGGTGAATATCGTGTTACAGGCCACCGGCTGTAGTGAGGCCGAAGCACAGAGCGCGCTCAGCGCCTGCGGTGGCCAGTGTAAAACAGCGATTCTGATGGTGCTGGCGCAGCTTTCCGCCGAAGAGGCGCAGGCATTGCTACGGCAGAATCATGGCTTTATTCGTCAGGCTCTGCGTCAGCAAGGAGCCTGA
- the acs gene encoding acetate--CoA ligase: protein MSQIHKHPVPANIAENTLINAEQYQSMYQQSVQDPEAFWGEQGKILDWIKPYTRVKNTSFAPGNVSIRWFEDGTLNLAANCLDRHLHERGDHPAIIWEGDDASESKTLTYRELHREVCRFANSLKELGINKGDVVAIYMPMVPEAAVAMLACARIGAVHSVIFGGFSPEAVAGRIIDSSARLVVTADEGIRAGRTIPLKKNVDDALKNPGVKTVSNVVVFRRTGKDIEWHNGRDLWWHELMNSACSHHQPEEVNAEDPLFILYTSGSTGKPKGVLHSTAGYLVYAATTFKYVFDYHPEDIYWCTADVGWITGHSYLLYGPLACGATTLMFEGVPNWPQPSRMAEVVDKHNVTILYTAPTAIRALMAEGDRAIAGTHRSSLRIMGSVGEPINPEAWEWYYQKIGDSRCPIVDTWWQTETGGFMITPLPGAIELKAGSATKPFFGVQPALVDNEGNPQEGASEGNLVIVDSWPGQARTLFGDHERFEQTYFSTFKNMYFSGDGARRDEEGYYWITGRVDDVLNVSGHRLGTAEIESALVSHPKIAEAAVVGIPHSIKGQAIYAYITLNHGEDPTPELYSEVRSWVRKEIGPIATPDVLHWTDSLPKTRSGKIMRRILRKIAAGDTSNFGDTSTLADPGVVEKLVEEKQTIKMP, encoded by the coding sequence ATGAGCCAAATACACAAACATCCCGTTCCCGCGAACATTGCGGAAAATACCCTGATCAATGCAGAACAGTACCAGTCGATGTATCAGCAGTCGGTACAAGATCCCGAGGCTTTTTGGGGAGAACAAGGCAAAATACTTGACTGGATTAAACCTTACACCCGCGTGAAGAACACCTCTTTCGCACCGGGCAACGTGAGTATTCGCTGGTTTGAAGATGGCACGCTTAACCTCGCAGCGAACTGCCTGGACCGCCATCTGCACGAACGTGGTGACCACCCGGCAATTATCTGGGAAGGCGATGATGCCAGCGAGAGTAAAACTCTGACCTATCGCGAGTTGCATCGCGAAGTGTGCCGCTTTGCCAATTCATTAAAAGAGCTGGGCATTAACAAAGGCGACGTGGTAGCTATCTATATGCCGATGGTGCCGGAAGCGGCGGTGGCGATGCTGGCGTGTGCGCGCATCGGTGCCGTCCACTCCGTTATCTTCGGTGGCTTCTCGCCGGAGGCCGTTGCCGGACGTATTATCGACTCCAGCGCGCGACTGGTGGTGACTGCCGATGAAGGTATTCGTGCCGGACGTACGATTCCACTGAAAAAAAATGTCGATGACGCGCTGAAAAATCCTGGCGTTAAAACCGTCAGTAATGTGGTGGTGTTCAGACGCACCGGCAAAGATATCGAGTGGCACAATGGGCGCGATCTTTGGTGGCATGAGCTGATGAACAGCGCCTGCTCGCATCATCAGCCTGAAGAAGTGAACGCGGAAGACCCGCTGTTTATTCTCTATACCTCAGGTTCGACCGGCAAACCGAAAGGGGTACTGCACTCCACCGCCGGTTATCTGGTGTATGCCGCGACCACCTTCAAATATGTGTTTGATTATCACCCGGAAGATATCTACTGGTGTACCGCCGATGTCGGCTGGATCACCGGCCACAGCTATCTGCTGTACGGCCCGCTGGCCTGCGGTGCCACCACGCTGATGTTTGAAGGGGTGCCAAACTGGCCGCAGCCGAGCCGCATGGCAGAAGTCGTTGATAAACATAACGTTACCATACTGTATACCGCACCTACCGCCATCCGTGCGCTGATGGCCGAAGGGGATCGGGCGATTGCAGGTACTCACCGTTCCTCGCTGCGCATTATGGGCTCGGTCGGCGAACCGATTAATCCGGAAGCCTGGGAGTGGTACTACCAAAAAATTGGCGACAGCCGCTGTCCGATCGTCGACACCTGGTGGCAAACCGAAACCGGTGGTTTCATGATTACCCCGCTGCCGGGCGCTATCGAGCTGAAAGCCGGCTCGGCCACTAAGCCGTTCTTTGGCGTGCAGCCTGCATTAGTCGATAACGAAGGTAATCCTCAGGAAGGTGCCAGCGAAGGTAACCTGGTGATTGTCGACTCCTGGCCCGGCCAGGCACGCACGTTGTTCGGCGATCATGAACGCTTTGAGCAAACCTACTTCTCCACGTTTAAAAATATGTATTTCAGCGGCGACGGTGCGCGTCGTGACGAAGAGGGTTACTACTGGATCACCGGGCGCGTCGATGACGTGCTGAATGTTTCCGGTCACCGTCTGGGTACTGCCGAAATCGAATCGGCGCTGGTTTCTCATCCCAAGATTGCCGAAGCGGCAGTGGTCGGTATTCCGCACAGCATCAAAGGCCAGGCAATTTATGCCTATATCACGCTGAACCACGGTGAAGACCCAACGCCAGAGCTGTACAGCGAAGTGCGCAGCTGGGTGCGTAAAGAGATTGGCCCCATCGCCACTCCCGATGTGCTGCACTGGACCGATTCGCTGCCAAAAACCCGCTCTGGCAAAATTATGCGTCGCATCCTGCGCAAAATTGCTGCCGGTGACACCAGTAACTTTGGTGATACCTCAACCCTCGCCGATCCTGGAGTGGTTGAGAAGTTAGTTGAAGAAAAACAAACCATTAAGATGCCGTAA